In Oenanthe melanoleuca isolate GR-GAL-2019-014 linkage group LGE22, OMel1.0, whole genome shotgun sequence, the following proteins share a genomic window:
- the TUBA1B gene encoding tubulin alpha-1B chain — MRECISIHVGQAGVQIGNACWELYCLEHGIQPDGQMPSDKTIGGGDDSFNTFFSETGAGKHVPRAVFVDLEPTVIDEVRTGTYRQLFHPEQLITGKEDAANNYARGHYTIGKEIIDLVLDRIRKLADQCTGLQGFLVFHSFGGGTGSGFTSLLMERLSVDYGKKSKLEFSIYPAPQVSTAVVEPYNSILTTHTTLEHSDCAFMVDNEAIYDICRRNLDIERPTYTNLNRLISQIVSSITASLRFDGALNVDLTEFQTNLVPYPRIHFPLATYAPVISAEKAYHEQLSVAEITNACFEPANQMVKCDPRHGKYMACCLLYRGDVVPKDVNAAIATIKTKRSIQFVDWCPTGFKVGINYQPPTVVPGGDLAKVQRAVCMLSNTTAIAEAWARLDHKFDLMYAKRAFVHWYVGEGMEEGEFSEAREDMAALEKDYEEVGVDSVEGEGEEEGEEY, encoded by the exons ATG CGCGAGTGCATCTCCATCCACGTGGGCCAAGCGGGCGTGCAGATCGGCAATGCGTGCTGGGAGCTGTACTGCCTGGAGCACGGCATCCAGCCCGACGGGCAGATGCCCAGCGACAAGACCATCGGCGGGGGGGACGACTCCTTCAACACCTTCTTCAGCGAGACGGGCGCCGGCAAGCACGTGCCCCGGGCCGTGTTCGTGGACCTGGAGCCCACGGTGATCG ACGAGGTGCGCACCGGGACGTACCGGCAGCTCTTCCACCCCGAGCAGCTGATCACGGGCAAGGAGGATGCGGCCAACAACTACGCCCGCGGGCACTACACCATCGGCAAGGAGATCATCGACCTGGTCCTTGACCGCATCCGCAAGCTG GCTGACCAgtgcacagggctgcagggcttcCTGGTGTTCCACAGCTTTGGCGGTGGCACCGGCTCTGGCTTCACCTCCCTGCTGATGGAGCGGCTCTCTGTCGACTACGGCAAGAAGTCCAAGCTGGAGTTCTCCATCTACCCGGCCCCGCAGGTGTCCACGGCCGTGGTGGAGCCCTACAACTCCATCCTCACCACCCACACCACCCTGGAGCACTCCGACTGTGCCTTCATGGTGGACAACGAGGCCATCTACGACATCTGCCGCCGCAACCTGGACATCGAGCGCCCCACCTACACCAACCTGAACCGCCTCATCAGCCAGATCGTGTCCTCCATCACGGCCTCGCTGCGCTTTGACGGAGCCCTGAACGTCGACCTGACAGAATTCCAGACCAACCTGGTGCCGTACCCGCGCATCCACTTCCCGCTGGCCACCTACGCCCCGGTCATCTCTGCAGAGAAGGCTTATCACGAGCAGCTGTCGGTGGCCGAGATCACCAACGCCTGCTTCGAGCCGGCCAACCAGATGGTGAAGTGTGACCCGCGGCACGGCAAGTACATGGCGTGCTGCCTGCTGTACCGCGGGGACGTGGTGCCCAAGGATGTCAACGCCGCCATCGCCACCATCAAAACCAAGCGTAGCATCCAGTTTGTGGACTGGTGCCCCACTGGTTTCAAGGTGGGCATCAACTACCAGCCGCCCACGGTGGTGCCCGGGGGCGACCTGGCCAAGGTGCAGCGCGCCGTGTGCATGCTGAGCAACACCACGGCCATCGCCGAGGCCTGGGCCCGCCTGGACCACAAGTTTGACCTGATGTACGCCAAGCGGGCGTTCGTGCACTGGTACGTGGGGGAGGGCATGGAGGAGGGAGAGTTCTCAGAGGCCCGTGAGGATATGGCTGCCCTGGAGAAGGATTATGAGGAGGTGGGGGTGGATTCTGtggaaggggagggagaggaggaaggggaggaataCTAA
- the LOC130265705 gene encoding tubulin alpha-1A chain codes for MRECISIHVGQAGVQIGNACWELYCLEHGIQPDGQMPSDKTIGGGDDSFNTFFSETGAGKHVPRAVFVDLEPTVIDEVRTGTYRQLFHPEQLITGKEDAANNYARGHYTIGKEIIDLVLDRIRKLADQCTGLQGFLVFHSFGGGTGSGFTSLLMERLSVDYGKKSKLEFSIYPAPQVSTAVVEPYNSILTTHTTLEHSDCAFMVDNEAIYDICRRNLDIERPTYTNLNRLIGQIVSSITASLRFDGALNVDLTEFQTNLVPYPRIHFPLATYAPVISAEKAYHEQLSVAEITNACFEPANQMVKCDPRHGKYMACCLLYRGDVVPKDVNAAIATIKTKRTIQFVDWCPTGFKVGINYQPPTVVPGGDLAKVQRAVCMLSNTTAIAEAWARLDHKFDLMYAKRAFVHWYVGEGMEEGEFSEAREDMAALEKDYEEVGVDSVEGEGEEEGEEY; via the exons ATG CGCGAGTGCATCTCCATCCACGTGGGCCAAGCGGGCGTGCAGATCGGCAATGCGTGCTGGGAGCTGTACTGCCTGGAGCACGGCATCCAGCCCGACGGGCAGATGCCCAGCGACAAGACCATCGGCGGGGGGGACGACTCCTTCAACACCTTCTTCAGCGAGACGGGCGCCGGCAAGCACGTGCCCCGGGCCGTGTTCGTGGACCTGGAGCCCACGGTGATCG ACGAGGTGCGCACCGGGACGTACCGGCAGCTCTTCCACCCCGAGCAGCTGATCACGGGCAAGGAGGATGCGGCCAACAACTACGCCCGCGGGCACTACACCATCGGCAAGGAGATCATCGACCTGGTCCTTGACCGCATCCGCAAGCTG GCTGACCAgtgcacagggctgcagggcttcCTGGTGTTCCACAGCTTTGGCGGTGGCACCGGCTCTGGCTTCACCTCCCTGCTGATGGAGCGGCTCTCTGTCGACTACGGCAAGAAGTCCAAGCTGGAGTTCTCCATCTACCCGGCCCCGCAGGTGTCCACGGCCGTGGTGGAGCCCTACAACTCCATCCTCACCACCCACACCACCCTGGAGCACTCCGACTGTGCCTTCATGGTGGACAACGAGGCCATCTACGACATCTGCCGCCGCAACCTGGACATCGAGCGCCCCACCTACACCAACCTCAACAGGCTGATTGGGCAGATCGTGTCCTCCATCACGGCCTCGCTGCGCTTTGACGGAGCCCTGAACGTCGACCTGACAGAATTCCAGACCAACCTGGTGCCGTACCCGCGCATCCACTTCCCGCTGGCCACCTACGCCCCGGTCATCTCTGCAGAGAAGGCTTATCACGAGCAGCTGTCGGTGGCCGAGATCACCAACGCCTGCTTCGAGCCGGCCAACCAGATGGTGAAGTGTGACCCGCGGCACGGCAAGTACATGGCGTGCTGCCTGCTGTACCGCGGGGACGTGGTGCCCAAGGATGTCAACGCCGCCATCGCCACCATCAAAACCAAGCGCACCATCCAGTTTGTGGACTGGTGCCCCACTGGTTTCAAGGTGGGCATCAACTACCAGCCGCCCACGGTGGTGCCCGGGGGCGACCTGGCCAAGGTGCAGCGCGCCGTGTGCATGCTGAGCAACACCACGGCCATCGCCGAGGCCTGGGCCCGCCTGGACCACAAGTTTGACCTGATGTACGCCAAGCGGGCGTTCGTGCACTGGTACGTGGGGGAGGGCATGGAGGAGGGAGAGTTCTCAGAGGCCCGTGAGGATATGGCTGCCCTGGAGAAGGATTATGAGGAGGTGGGGGTGGATTCTgtggaaggagagggagaggaggaaggggaggaataCTAA